In Leucobacter sp. CX169, a single genomic region encodes these proteins:
- the acnA gene encoding aconitate hydratase AcnA — protein MAAVNSFGAKSTLSVGANNYEIFRIDQVPGSERLPYSLKVLLENLLRTEDGANVTKAHIEALGGWDPNAQPDTEIQFTPARVIMQDFTGVPCVVDLATMREAMADLGGDPEKINPLAPAEMVIDHSVISDVFGTPDAYVKNVEIEYQRNAERYQFLRWGQGAFQDFKVVPPGTGIVHQVNIEYLARVTFTREVDGVLQAYPDTCVGTDSHTTMVNGLGVLGWGVGGIEAEAAMLGQPVSMLIPRVVGFKLSGAIPAGVTATDIVLTITEMLRKHGVVGKFVEFYGAGVAAVPLANRATIGNMSPEFGSTAAMFPIDDMTLGYLRLTGRSEEQVALVEAYAKEQGMWLDPEKTPEFSETLELDLSTVVPSIAGPKRPQDRIEVSRAKEQFATDLENYAKAANPALVKDAEGREFTIDHGAVTLASITSCTNTSNPSVMLAAGILAKNAALKGLKVKPWVKTTLAPGSKVVTDYYDKAGLTPYLEDLGFFLVGYGCMTCIGNSGPLNEEISDAVQSHDLAVTSVLSGNRNFEGRINPDIKMNYLASPPLVIAYALAGSMSFDFETDALGQDQEGNDVFLKDIWPDTLEVQQTADSSIDTDMFVDKYGSVFEGDDHWRSLPTPDGNVFEWDNESTYVRKPPYFDGMTMETTPVTDISGARVLAKLGDSVTTDHISPAGNIKAETPAGQYLIENGIGRRDFNSYGSRRGNHEIMIRGTFANIRLRNQLLTDVEGGYTRDFTQEGGPQSFIYDASQNYQAAGIPLVVLGGKEYGSGSSRDWAAKGTSLLGVKAVITQSFERIHRSNLIGMGVIPLQFPEGESADTLGLDGTETFSISGITALNEGVTPKTVHVTAVHESGTSVEFDAVVRIDTPGEADYYRNGGILQYVLRSLV, from the coding sequence GTGGCAGCGGTCAATAGCTTCGGAGCGAAAAGCACGCTCTCGGTAGGCGCAAACAATTATGAGATCTTTCGGATTGATCAGGTACCAGGTTCTGAGCGCCTGCCCTACAGCCTGAAGGTTCTCCTCGAGAACCTGCTTCGCACCGAAGACGGTGCGAACGTCACGAAGGCGCACATCGAAGCGCTCGGAGGCTGGGATCCCAATGCCCAGCCCGACACGGAGATTCAGTTCACGCCCGCGCGCGTGATCATGCAGGACTTCACCGGCGTTCCCTGCGTCGTCGACCTTGCCACCATGCGCGAGGCGATGGCCGATCTGGGCGGCGATCCCGAGAAGATCAACCCGCTCGCGCCTGCAGAGATGGTCATCGACCACTCAGTCATCTCGGATGTGTTCGGCACCCCCGACGCGTACGTAAAGAACGTCGAGATCGAGTACCAGCGCAACGCGGAGCGCTACCAGTTCCTGCGCTGGGGCCAGGGCGCCTTCCAGGACTTCAAGGTCGTGCCCCCGGGCACGGGCATCGTGCACCAGGTCAACATCGAGTACCTGGCACGCGTGACCTTCACCCGCGAGGTTGACGGCGTGCTGCAGGCCTACCCCGACACCTGTGTCGGCACGGACTCGCACACGACCATGGTCAACGGTCTCGGCGTACTCGGCTGGGGCGTCGGCGGCATCGAGGCCGAGGCGGCCATGCTGGGCCAGCCCGTCTCCATGTTGATCCCGCGCGTCGTGGGCTTCAAGCTCTCGGGCGCGATTCCCGCTGGCGTGACCGCGACCGACATCGTGCTGACGATCACCGAGATGCTGCGCAAGCACGGCGTCGTCGGCAAGTTCGTCGAGTTCTACGGTGCGGGTGTCGCTGCGGTTCCGCTCGCGAACCGCGCCACCATCGGCAACATGAGCCCCGAGTTCGGCTCGACGGCCGCGATGTTCCCGATCGACGACATGACGCTCGGCTACCTGCGCCTGACCGGCCGCAGCGAGGAGCAGGTTGCACTCGTCGAGGCGTACGCCAAGGAACAGGGCATGTGGCTCGATCCCGAGAAGACTCCCGAGTTCAGCGAGACGCTCGAGCTCGACCTCTCGACCGTCGTCCCGTCGATCGCCGGCCCGAAGCGCCCGCAGGACCGCATCGAGGTCTCGCGCGCCAAGGAGCAGTTCGCCACCGATCTGGAGAACTACGCGAAGGCCGCGAACCCGGCCCTCGTGAAGGACGCTGAGGGTCGCGAGTTCACGATCGATCACGGCGCGGTCACTCTCGCCTCCATCACCTCGTGCACGAACACCTCGAACCCCTCCGTCATGCTGGCGGCCGGAATTCTCGCGAAGAATGCCGCCCTTAAGGGCCTCAAGGTCAAGCCGTGGGTCAAGACGACCCTCGCGCCTGGCTCCAAGGTAGTCACCGATTACTACGACAAGGCAGGCCTCACCCCCTACCTCGAGGATCTCGGATTCTTCCTGGTCGGTTACGGCTGCATGACGTGCATCGGGAACTCTGGCCCGCTGAACGAGGAGATCTCGGACGCGGTGCAGAGTCACGACCTCGCCGTCACCTCGGTGCTCTCGGGCAACCGAAACTTCGAGGGCCGGATCAACCCGGACATCAAGATGAACTACCTCGCGTCGCCGCCGCTCGTCATCGCGTACGCGCTCGCCGGCTCGATGTCGTTCGACTTCGAGACCGACGCGCTCGGTCAGGACCAGGAGGGGAACGATGTGTTCCTCAAGGACATCTGGCCCGACACGCTCGAGGTGCAGCAGACCGCCGACTCGTCGATCGACACCGACATGTTCGTCGACAAGTACGGCTCGGTCTTCGAGGGCGACGACCACTGGCGCTCGCTCCCGACGCCGGACGGCAACGTGTTCGAGTGGGACAACGAGTCGACGTACGTGCGCAAGCCTCCGTACTTCGATGGCATGACCATGGAGACGACTCCGGTTACCGACATCTCGGGCGCCCGCGTGCTCGCGAAGCTCGGCGACTCGGTCACCACGGACCACATCAGCCCGGCCGGCAACATCAAGGCCGAGACCCCTGCTGGTCAGTACCTGATCGAGAACGGCATCGGTCGCCGTGACTTCAACTCGTACGGCTCGCGCCGTGGCAACCACGAGATCATGATTCGCGGCACCTTCGCGAACATCCGCCTGCGTAACCAGCTGCTCACCGACGTCGAGGGTGGCTACACCCGCGACTTCACGCAGGAGGGCGGCCCGCAGTCGTTCATCTACGACGCCTCACAGAACTACCAGGCAGCGGGCATTCCACTCGTCGTGCTCGGTGGCAAGGAGTACGGTTCGGGTTCGTCCCGCGACTGGGCGGCGAAGGGCACGAGCCTTCTCGGCGTCAAGGCGGTCATCACGCAGAGCTTCGAGCGGATCCACCGCTCGAACCTCATCGGCATGGGCGTCATCCCGCTGCAGTTCCCCGAGGGTGAGAGCGCCGACACGCTCGGCCTCGACGGCACCGAAACGTTCTCGATCTCGGGAATCACAGCGCTGAACGAGGGCGTCACGCCGAAGACCGTCCACGTCACCGCGGTGCACGAGTCGGGCACGAGCGTTGAGTTTGACGCCGTCGTGCGCATCGACACCCCGGGCGAGGCGGACTACTACCGCAACGGCGGGATCCTGCAGTACGTGCTTCGCTCGCTGGTCTAG
- the dxs gene encoding 1-deoxy-D-xylulose-5-phosphate synthase, with translation MRILESIHSPRDLDGLSVEQCRQLAAEIREFLIAEVTRTGGHLGPNLGVVELTIALHRVFESPRDPIVFDTGHQSYVHKLLTGRQDFSELRLRGGLAGYPQRSESEHDIVESSHASSSLSWADGISRAFSRTGQADRHVIAVVGDGALTGGMTWEALNNITDDNSRNLVIVVNDNGRSYAPTIGGMARFLNTVRTQGSYRDLQRGSERLFDRLGAPGRSLYRGVRGGVQGFLSRAANNEHLYSNLDIKYLGPVDGHDLPALERVLEQAKAYGAPTLVHVITEKGRGYELARRDQADQFHAIGAIDPDSGISLDAKGGTSWTSVFRDTILELAREDERLIGITAAMLRPTGLDGLAEEFPDRVIDVGIAEQHAVTSAAGLAYGGLHPVIAIYATFMNRAFDQLLMDVALHRAGVTFVLDRAGLTGPDGASHNGVWDLATLQIVPGIRIAAPRDATRLKELLAEAVQVTDAPTVLRYPKGTVAPDSPALRRTYDGVDVLRGSASDETTPRDVLFVSVGPMSELAIGAAALLEAQGITCTVIDPRWVVPVRTSVVEMARAHRLLISIEDGIRVGGIGTRIRQALRDAGVDTAVSELGTPDEFPGHATRGQLLEDAGLTAEQIASDVEAQVRGARIPIARPE, from the coding sequence GTGCGCATACTTGAAAGCATCCACTCACCCCGCGATTTAGACGGGCTGAGTGTGGAGCAGTGTCGACAGCTCGCGGCGGAGATCCGTGAGTTCTTGATCGCGGAGGTCACCCGCACCGGCGGCCACCTGGGCCCCAACCTGGGGGTGGTCGAGCTCACGATCGCGCTGCACCGCGTATTCGAATCGCCGCGCGACCCGATCGTCTTCGACACGGGGCATCAGAGCTACGTGCACAAGCTCCTCACCGGTCGGCAGGATTTCTCCGAGCTGCGGCTGCGTGGCGGACTCGCGGGCTACCCCCAGCGCTCAGAGTCGGAACACGACATCGTCGAGAGCTCGCACGCCTCGAGCTCGCTGAGCTGGGCCGACGGTATCTCGCGCGCGTTCTCGCGCACCGGTCAGGCCGATCGTCACGTTATCGCGGTCGTCGGCGACGGCGCCCTCACCGGGGGAATGACCTGGGAGGCGCTGAACAACATCACCGACGATAACTCGCGCAACCTCGTGATCGTCGTCAACGACAACGGGCGCTCGTACGCGCCGACCATCGGCGGCATGGCACGGTTCCTCAACACCGTCCGCACGCAGGGCAGTTACCGCGACCTGCAGCGGGGGAGCGAACGGCTGTTCGATCGCCTGGGCGCGCCGGGACGCTCGCTCTACCGCGGCGTCCGCGGCGGCGTGCAGGGCTTTTTGAGCCGCGCCGCGAACAACGAGCACCTGTACTCGAATCTCGACATCAAGTACCTGGGGCCCGTCGACGGCCACGACCTTCCCGCCCTTGAGCGGGTGCTCGAGCAGGCGAAGGCCTACGGCGCCCCGACGCTCGTGCACGTCATCACCGAGAAGGGCCGCGGCTATGAGCTCGCGCGCCGCGACCAGGCCGATCAGTTCCACGCGATCGGCGCGATCGACCCCGACAGCGGGATCTCGCTCGACGCGAAGGGCGGCACCAGCTGGACCAGTGTGTTCCGCGACACGATTCTTGAGCTCGCGCGGGAAGACGAGCGGCTGATCGGCATCACCGCAGCGATGCTCCGCCCCACGGGTCTCGACGGCCTGGCCGAGGAGTTCCCCGATCGTGTGATTGACGTCGGAATTGCCGAGCAGCACGCGGTCACGTCCGCGGCGGGTCTGGCCTACGGCGGACTCCACCCGGTCATTGCGATCTACGCGACGTTCATGAACCGCGCGTTCGATCAGCTCCTCATGGACGTCGCGCTGCACCGCGCTGGGGTCACCTTCGTGCTCGATCGCGCCGGACTGACTGGCCCGGATGGCGCGAGCCACAACGGCGTCTGGGACCTCGCGACGCTGCAGATTGTTCCCGGCATTCGGATCGCCGCCCCCCGCGACGCCACGCGCCTGAAGGAGCTGCTGGCCGAGGCCGTGCAGGTCACTGACGCGCCAACTGTGCTGCGCTACCCGAAGGGGACGGTTGCTCCCGATAGCCCCGCCCTTCGACGCACCTACGACGGCGTGGATGTGCTGCGGGGGAGCGCGAGCGACGAGACCACTCCCCGTGACGTGCTCTTCGTGTCGGTCGGCCCGATGTCGGAGCTCGCGATCGGTGCGGCTGCGCTGCTCGAGGCGCAGGGAATTACCTGCACCGTGATCGATCCCCGCTGGGTCGTGCCGGTGCGCACGTCGGTCGTCGAGATGGCGCGGGCGCACCGCCTGCTGATTAGTATCGAGGACGGCATTCGTGTCGGCGGTATCGGCACTCGGATCCGCCAGGCGCTGCGCGATGCGGGTGTAGATACTGCGGTGAGCGAACTCGGTACCCCCGACGAATTCCCGGGGCATGCGACCCGCGGTCAATTGCTGGAGGACGCCGGGCTGACTGCCGAGCAAATTGCCAGCGACGTTGAGGCGCAGGTCCGTGGCGCGCGCATTCCGATCGCCCGCCCCGAGTAG
- a CDS encoding 3-hydroxyacyl-CoA dehydrogenase NAD-binding domain-containing protein: MTDYNSIDFTPLIEASADEVITESFVRDVVLPTGGTLALITLDNGRDHTRPNTLGPRTLQGLAAVLDALTARAAAGEITAVAITGKPFIFAAGADLSKVQALGTRENALLMAQFGHHVLGKLHTLGVPSFAFVNGLALGGAMEIALHCDYRTVDSSAAALAFPEVFLGIIPGWGGATIVPNLIGIENALEVIVSNPVKNNRMLKPAQALKLGLFDVSFGSASYLEESLRWADGVLNGTVKVDRPNQPGKLERLTKWDLAIKIARDTLKARLGTAAKAPYVALDLMKAAKDNDRVRGFEREDEALAELISGDQFHASIYAFDLVQKRAKRPAGAPDKALAHPVRKVGVIGAGLMASQFALLFVRKLRVPVVITDLDQSRVDKGLAYIREQIDALQEKGRLTSDDANQLRALVHGTTDKSEFADCDWVIEAVFEELGVKQAVFAEIEPIISETAVLATNTSSLSVEEIGANLAHPERLVGFHFFNPVAVMPLIEVVNTPATNDATLATAMVTARNLGKNAVITADRPGFVVNRLLAKVMGEAARALDEGTPLPVVEQALAPIGLPMGPFELIDLVGWKVAAHVQDTMVAAFPERFYASPNLHAIAELDEPLVKSKIGKVEDLSKSAKKALTFGKTPVDAAEILRRVEDELAGEIKIMLDEKVVAAAEDIDLCLILGAGWPFQAGGATPYLDRVGASQRVFGADFHTPRIAGV, translated from the coding sequence TTGACTGACTACAACTCCATCGATTTCACCCCCCTCATCGAGGCGAGCGCCGACGAGGTCATTACCGAGTCCTTCGTGCGCGACGTGGTGCTGCCCACGGGCGGTACGCTCGCACTCATCACTCTCGACAACGGCCGTGACCACACGCGCCCGAACACGCTTGGACCGCGCACCCTGCAGGGCCTTGCCGCCGTGCTGGACGCGCTGACGGCTCGCGCCGCCGCAGGCGAGATCACCGCGGTCGCCATCACGGGCAAGCCGTTCATATTCGCCGCGGGCGCGGATCTCTCGAAGGTGCAGGCACTCGGCACTCGCGAGAACGCCTTGCTCATGGCGCAGTTCGGCCATCACGTGCTCGGCAAGCTGCACACGCTCGGGGTGCCCTCGTTCGCCTTCGTGAACGGCCTGGCCCTGGGCGGCGCGATGGAGATCGCGTTGCACTGCGACTACCGCACTGTCGACTCTTCGGCCGCGGCACTTGCATTCCCCGAGGTTTTCCTCGGCATCATCCCGGGCTGGGGCGGCGCGACGATCGTCCCGAACCTCATCGGAATCGAGAATGCGCTCGAGGTCATCGTCTCGAACCCGGTCAAGAACAACCGGATGCTGAAGCCCGCTCAGGCGCTAAAGCTCGGCCTCTTTGACGTCTCCTTCGGCTCGGCGAGCTACCTCGAGGAATCACTGCGCTGGGCCGACGGCGTATTGAACGGCACGGTGAAGGTCGATCGCCCGAACCAGCCCGGCAAGCTCGAACGCCTCACCAAGTGGGACCTCGCGATCAAGATCGCGCGGGACACGCTAAAGGCCCGCCTCGGCACCGCTGCGAAGGCGCCGTACGTCGCCCTCGACCTCATGAAGGCCGCAAAGGACAACGACCGCGTGCGCGGCTTCGAGCGCGAGGACGAGGCGCTGGCGGAGCTCATTTCGGGCGACCAGTTCCACGCCTCGATCTACGCGTTTGACCTCGTGCAGAAGCGCGCGAAGCGGCCTGCGGGTGCTCCCGACAAGGCGCTTGCGCACCCCGTCCGCAAGGTCGGCGTGATCGGTGCCGGCCTCATGGCCAGCCAGTTCGCGCTGCTCTTTGTGCGCAAGCTCCGGGTGCCGGTCGTCATCACCGACCTCGACCAGTCACGCGTCGACAAGGGGCTCGCCTACATTCGCGAGCAGATTGACGCACTGCAGGAGAAGGGTCGCCTCACATCGGACGACGCGAACCAGCTGCGCGCGCTCGTGCACGGCACCACCGACAAGTCAGAGTTTGCCGATTGCGACTGGGTCATTGAGGCGGTCTTCGAGGAGCTCGGCGTCAAGCAGGCCGTGTTCGCCGAGATCGAGCCGATCATCTCCGAGACCGCGGTGCTCGCGACCAACACCTCGTCACTCTCGGTTGAGGAGATCGGAGCGAATCTGGCTCACCCCGAGCGTCTCGTCGGCTTCCACTTCTTCAACCCGGTCGCCGTCATGCCGCTGATCGAGGTGGTCAATACCCCGGCTACCAACGACGCGACCCTCGCCACGGCGATGGTGACGGCGCGCAATCTCGGCAAGAACGCCGTGATCACGGCTGATCGTCCGGGCTTCGTGGTGAACAGGCTGCTCGCCAAGGTTATGGGTGAGGCTGCGCGCGCGCTCGACGAGGGTACCCCGCTGCCGGTGGTCGAACAGGCTCTCGCGCCGATCGGCCTGCCGATGGGCCCGTTCGAGCTCATCGATCTCGTCGGCTGGAAGGTCGCGGCACACGTGCAGGACACGATGGTGGCGGCGTTCCCCGAACGCTTCTACGCGTCGCCGAACCTGCACGCCATCGCCGAGCTCGACGAGCCGCTCGTGAAGAGCAAGATCGGCAAGGTCGAGGACCTGTCCAAGTCGGCAAAGAAGGCCCTCACCTTCGGCAAGACGCCGGTCGATGCGGCAGAGATCCTGCGCCGCGTCGAAGACGAGCTGGCCGGCGAGATCAAGATCATGCTGGACGAGAAGGTCGTCGCCGCCGCCGAGGACATCGACCTCTGCCTCATCCTAGGCGCGGGTTGGCCGTTCCAGGCGGGCGGGGCGACACCGTACCTTGACCGCGTGGGCGCGAGCCAGCGCGTGTTCGGCGCGGACTTCCACACGCCTCGGATCGCCGGCGTCTAA
- a CDS encoding thiolase family protein, whose protein sequence is MAAMRDVVFVDGVRTPFGRAGEKGMYWGTRSDDLAVKALQGLIERNPNLPTDRIDDVGIAATTQQGDQGLTLGRTVAILAGLPLTVPGFALDRMCAGAMTTTAFLGGAIGAGQYDIAVAGGVEHMGRHPLGLDADPNPRFVAEKIVSAEALNMGLTAERLHDRFPALTKERADRFGMLSQHKVQAAYDRGDIQPDLIPVATRSANGWGLATEDEGRRPQTTMEGLAALKTPFRPHGRVSAGTASPLTDGATMGLLAGGDTARELGLGAKMRMVGFAFAGVQPEVMGLGPVPSTEKALRRAGLSIDDIGLFELNEAFAVQVLSFTDHFGISDDDPRVNPWGGAIAVGHPLAASGTRLMIQLARQFEQRPDVRFGLTAMCVGLGQGGSIIWENPNFDGKKGK, encoded by the coding sequence GTGGCCGCAATGAGAGACGTCGTATTTGTCGATGGGGTTCGCACCCCGTTCGGCCGTGCAGGCGAAAAGGGCATGTACTGGGGCACGCGCTCTGACGACCTCGCAGTGAAGGCACTGCAGGGTCTGATCGAACGTAACCCGAACCTGCCGACGGATCGCATCGACGACGTCGGCATCGCCGCGACCACCCAGCAGGGTGACCAGGGGCTGACGCTCGGCCGCACCGTGGCGATCCTCGCAGGGCTGCCCCTCACCGTTCCCGGGTTTGCTCTCGACCGGATGTGCGCGGGAGCGATGACCACCACCGCGTTCCTCGGCGGCGCGATCGGCGCCGGCCAGTACGACATCGCCGTGGCCGGCGGCGTCGAGCACATGGGCCGGCACCCGCTTGGCCTCGATGCCGACCCGAACCCGCGCTTCGTCGCGGAGAAGATCGTGAGCGCCGAGGCGCTCAACATGGGGCTCACGGCCGAGCGACTGCATGACCGCTTTCCCGCGCTCACCAAGGAGCGCGCCGATCGCTTCGGCATGCTCAGCCAGCACAAGGTGCAGGCGGCGTATGACCGCGGGGACATTCAGCCCGATCTCATCCCGGTAGCGACACGAAGCGCGAACGGCTGGGGCCTGGCCACCGAAGACGAGGGTCGCCGTCCGCAGACCACTATGGAGGGCCTCGCGGCGCTCAAGACCCCGTTCCGCCCGCACGGCCGCGTGAGCGCGGGAACAGCCTCGCCGCTCACCGACGGTGCGACGATGGGCCTGCTTGCCGGGGGCGACACCGCCCGTGAGCTCGGCCTGGGCGCCAAGATGCGCATGGTGGGCTTCGCCTTCGCCGGCGTGCAGCCCGAGGTGATGGGTCTTGGCCCGGTCCCCTCCACCGAGAAGGCCCTGCGCCGCGCCGGTCTCTCAATCGATGACATCGGCCTGTTCGAGCTGAACGAGGCGTTTGCTGTTCAGGTCCTCTCGTTCACCGACCACTTCGGCATCTCCGACGACGACCCCCGGGTCAACCCGTGGGGCGGGGCAATCGCTGTAGGACACCCGCTTGCCGCGTCGGGCACACGCCTGATGATCCAGCTGGCCCGCCAGTTCGAGCAGCGCCCCGATGTGCGTTTCGGCCTGACCGCGATGTGCGTGGGACTGGGCCAGGGCGGCAGCATCATCTGGGAAAATCCGAACTTTGACGGCAAGAAGGGCAAGTAA
- a CDS encoding HRDC domain-containing protein, giving the protein MVEQSELNTSWSMVTSAEELDRAAQSLAGGHGPIGVDAERASGYTYRANAYLVQASRRGSGTFLFDPTEITDFAPLSDAIGDDEWIFHAASQDLACLAEIGLVPSRIFDTELATRLLGFDRVGLGAVVERLLGISLKKAHSAADWSTRPLPESWLEYAALDVALLPDLRDAVAAELAEQDKEAIAFEEFEAVRTKAPKAPATEPWRKLAGGGRLSSQRGLAIARELWTARDTLARERDVAPGRLFPDASLIAAVKANPRSQGELAAMKAFHGRASRSELPRWWAAILLGKTTDDLPNLRVTGEKPIPHHRGWAERHPEAAARLTAARAAVEAEAEARQVPIENLLTPDLLRRLAWQPPAEVTPDTVNTALADLGARPWQREATSTIIAAAFVEVA; this is encoded by the coding sequence ATGGTTGAACAGTCCGAACTGAACACTTCCTGGTCGATGGTTACCTCCGCGGAGGAACTCGACCGAGCCGCACAATCGCTGGCGGGGGGTCACGGCCCGATCGGGGTCGACGCGGAGCGCGCCTCCGGGTACACGTATCGCGCGAACGCCTATCTGGTGCAGGCGTCGCGCCGGGGATCAGGGACGTTCCTCTTCGACCCGACCGAGATCACCGACTTCGCTCCGCTGTCCGACGCAATTGGCGATGACGAATGGATCTTCCACGCCGCGAGCCAGGATCTCGCCTGCCTCGCCGAGATCGGCCTCGTCCCCTCGCGCATCTTCGACACTGAGCTCGCGACTCGCCTACTGGGCTTCGACCGTGTCGGACTCGGGGCCGTAGTCGAGCGCCTCCTCGGTATCAGTCTCAAGAAGGCGCACTCCGCGGCGGACTGGTCCACCCGGCCCCTCCCCGAATCGTGGCTTGAGTATGCCGCGCTCGACGTCGCACTGCTGCCTGATCTGCGCGACGCGGTGGCGGCGGAGCTCGCCGAGCAGGACAAAGAGGCGATCGCCTTTGAGGAGTTTGAGGCGGTGCGCACCAAAGCGCCGAAGGCCCCGGCCACCGAGCCTTGGCGCAAGCTCGCCGGCGGCGGGCGGCTGAGTAGTCAGCGCGGTCTCGCGATCGCGCGGGAGCTCTGGACCGCACGAGACACCCTGGCGCGCGAGCGCGATGTCGCCCCCGGTCGACTCTTCCCCGACGCCTCATTGATCGCCGCGGTCAAGGCGAACCCTCGATCCCAGGGCGAGCTGGCCGCCATGAAGGCGTTCCATGGGCGAGCCAGCCGCAGCGAGCTTCCGCGCTGGTGGGCAGCGATCCTGCTGGGGAAAACCACCGACGATCTGCCCAACCTTCGCGTGACCGGCGAAAAACCCATTCCGCACCACCGCGGCTGGGCGGAGCGACACCCGGAGGCTGCCGCCCGCCTCACGGCCGCCCGCGCTGCGGTCGAGGCCGAGGCTGAGGCGCGCCAGGTGCCCATTGAGAACCTGCTCACTCCCGACTTGCTGCGCCGCCTCGCCTGGCAGCCGCCCGCCGAAGTCACGCCCGACACGGTGAATACAGCTCTCGCCGATCTCGGCGCTCGGCCGTGGCAGCGTGAGGCAACATCCACAATTATTGCCGCTGCTTTTGTAGAGGTTGCATAA
- a CDS encoding DUF3000 domain-containing protein, whose product MATIGAAPAAFDRAVAQLRTAVFRSELSVREIPAPERIAPESFAIAADVRLGSETSEGDSPYGAGRFILMHDPELAADWGGPFRIVCFAQAPLEIEIGLDPFLADVAWSWLVDALESRGAELTFASGTATKTLSTGFGALESEGDGAQIELRASWTPLGTDFAAHAEAWGELLTMLAGLPHQEGVASLDAMRLSARHPGSRAGRPHPVPRVD is encoded by the coding sequence ATGGCGACGATCGGTGCGGCTCCAGCCGCCTTTGACCGCGCGGTAGCGCAGCTGCGCACAGCGGTGTTCCGTAGCGAGCTTTCGGTACGCGAGATTCCCGCCCCCGAGCGCATCGCCCCCGAATCATTCGCGATTGCCGCCGACGTGCGGCTCGGCTCCGAAACATCTGAGGGCGACTCCCCCTACGGCGCAGGACGGTTCATCCTCATGCACGATCCGGAACTCGCAGCGGACTGGGGCGGGCCGTTTCGCATCGTCTGCTTTGCGCAGGCGCCGCTCGAGATTGAGATCGGGCTCGATCCGTTCCTCGCCGACGTAGCTTGGTCCTGGCTCGTCGATGCGTTGGAATCCCGCGGCGCGGAGCTCACGTTCGCGTCAGGCACCGCCACCAAAACGCTTTCGACTGGGTTTGGGGCGCTCGAGTCGGAGGGTGATGGCGCACAGATTGAGCTTCGAGCATCGTGGACTCCGCTCGGAACCGACTTCGCCGCGCATGCCGAGGCCTGGGGAGAACTTCTCACCATGCTCGCCGGTCTGCCCCATCAGGAGGGGGTCGCCTCGCTCGACGCCATGCGACTGTCTGCCCGACACCCCGGATCCCGTGCCGGACGGCCGCACCCCGTCCCGCGCGTAGACTAG